From Paenibacillus sp. GP183, the proteins below share one genomic window:
- a CDS encoding amidase family protein yields MRINLQEWIQEADLVSMQKAMTTGECTSEALVLAYIERIHRYNPLINAVLEINPDALEIARNLDLERNTTGSRGPLHGIPILLKDNIDTHDRMHTSAGSIALAESFAPEDSFIAAKLRAAGAVLLGKANMTEWSNFMSNRMPAGYSSRGGYVLNPYGPGKLFVSGSSSGSAAAVAANLAAAAIGTETAGSIIGPASQHFLVGIKPTVGFASRSGIIPISISQDTPGPISRTVTDAAILLGAIVGIDENDKATWTSPHRTLHDYTTYLDRDFLRKARVGIPRHYYRSLDEERLSIMESAIDVLREQGATVIDPVDLYLEQQPWNNDVICYEFKTGLNRYLSKLNSDMPVHSLQELIAYNQKHAASALKFGQDNLIRSEQNALNETTYQFKRQEYNHSAVTQGIEYALDQHGLDALMLPGDIDGMYIAARLGYPLIAVPAGYSAKGTIDVDGDSTQGPFGVVFSGRAFSEPTLISIAYSFEQATLFRRPPDLGELM; encoded by the coding sequence ATGAGAATCAACTTGCAAGAATGGATTCAGGAAGCCGATTTGGTGAGCATGCAAAAGGCAATGACTACGGGTGAATGCACTTCCGAAGCCCTCGTTCTTGCATATATCGAACGTATTCATAGGTATAATCCTTTGATCAATGCCGTATTAGAGATCAATCCAGATGCGCTTGAAATCGCAAGGAATCTTGACCTTGAGCGAAATACAACAGGTAGTAGGGGGCCGCTGCACGGAATTCCAATCCTGCTCAAGGATAACATCGATACGCACGACCGGATGCATACGAGCGCTGGTTCAATCGCATTGGCTGAATCGTTTGCTCCTGAAGATTCGTTCATAGCCGCAAAGCTGCGCGCTGCCGGCGCAGTTCTTCTAGGTAAGGCAAATATGACCGAGTGGTCGAATTTTATGTCCAACCGTATGCCAGCTGGATACAGTTCCAGAGGCGGATATGTGTTGAATCCATATGGACCTGGCAAGCTCTTCGTCAGCGGGTCAAGTTCAGGATCGGCTGCAGCCGTAGCGGCAAACCTGGCAGCAGCTGCGATCGGAACAGAAACCGCAGGTTCGATTATTGGGCCGGCCAGCCAACACTTTCTCGTCGGAATAAAGCCTACTGTAGGGTTTGCGAGCCGCAGCGGCATTATCCCGATCTCCATAAGTCAGGATACACCAGGACCAATTTCCAGAACAGTCACTGATGCAGCGATTCTACTCGGGGCAATCGTCGGGATTGACGAAAACGATAAGGCAACATGGACTAGCCCACATCGTACTTTACATGACTATACAACTTATCTCGACCGAGACTTTCTGCGTAAAGCTCGTGTTGGGATTCCCAGACATTACTATCGGTCGTTGGATGAAGAAAGACTTTCCATCATGGAATCCGCCATCGATGTTCTGCGTGAGCAAGGTGCTACAGTTATCGATCCTGTGGACCTCTATTTGGAACAGCAGCCATGGAACAATGATGTTATCTGTTACGAATTCAAAACAGGCCTGAATCGCTACTTATCGAAATTGAACTCGGATATGCCCGTGCATTCTCTTCAAGAACTGATTGCTTATAATCAGAAACACGCTGCTTCCGCATTGAAGTTTGGCCAAGACAATCTGATTCGCTCGGAACAAAATGCGCTAAACGAGACAACCTATCAATTTAAACGTCAAGAATATAACCATTCGGCTGTAACGCAAGGGATTGAGTATGCACTAGACCAACACGGCTTAGATGCATTAATGTTACCCGGTGACATTGATGGCATGTACATTGCTGCCCGGTTAGGGTATCCTCTTATTGCGGTGCCCGCCGGTTATTCAGCAAAAGGAACAATTGATGTGGATGGCGATTCGACACAGGGTCCATTTGGTGTTGTCTTTTCCGGGAGGGCTTTCAGTGAGCCCACACTAATCAGCATCGCCTATAGTTTTGAGCAGGCAACACTTTTCCGTCGTCCGCCAGATCTGGGTGAATTGATGTAA
- a CDS encoding SDR family oxidoreductase has protein sequence MDMGLSSKTALVTGSTKGIGKAIAIELAREGVDVLVNGRNNEDVELTVNELKSEFPSTSPQNATADIVDMQQREALFEKYPHVDILVNNMGIYEIMSYEDVDDEVWEKYFRTNVLAANGLSRFYLPKMLKNNYGRIIFIASEEAIMPSGQMPQYCMTKSMLLSLSKSLSKLTIGTEVTSNTIMPGPTLSENVYQIIESLFPDDMAFSDKEKKFMAANLPQSEIQRFIKPFEIGRLAAFVCSPYASAFKGSPIRMDGGMVPTIF, from the coding sequence ATGGATATGGGATTAAGCAGCAAAACAGCTTTAGTAACTGGATCGACGAAAGGTATAGGGAAAGCAATTGCCATTGAACTTGCAAGAGAAGGCGTCGATGTCCTCGTTAATGGACGGAATAATGAAGATGTAGAACTAACGGTAAATGAATTGAAGTCGGAGTTCCCGTCCACTTCTCCTCAGAATGCTACAGCCGATATTGTGGATATGCAGCAAAGAGAAGCTTTATTTGAGAAATATCCCCATGTTGATATTCTGGTTAACAATATGGGTATTTATGAAATCATGTCATATGAGGACGTTGACGATGAAGTATGGGAAAAATACTTTCGAACGAATGTCCTTGCCGCTAATGGATTATCTAGATTTTATTTGCCTAAAATGTTGAAAAACAATTATGGACGAATAATTTTTATTGCAAGTGAAGAAGCGATTATGCCCTCAGGGCAAATGCCTCAGTATTGTATGACCAAATCTATGTTATTATCACTGTCAAAAAGCTTATCTAAACTAACGATAGGAACGGAAGTCACATCCAATACGATCATGCCAGGACCAACGCTTTCCGAAAATGTATATCAAATCATTGAAAGTTTGTTTCCTGATGATATGGCATTTTCGGATAAAGAGAAAAAATTTATGGCTGCAAACCTGCCCCAATCCGAAATACAGCGGTTTATCAAGCCTTTTGAAATAGGCAGGCTGGCTGCATTCGTATGCAGCCCTTATGCATCCGCATTTAAAGGTTCTCCAATCCGTATGGACGGGGGCATGGTGCCTACAATTTTTTAA
- a CDS encoding AraC family transcriptional regulator: MKSDRIKLPPGFWAGLQQLGIAPHDVARKARLPLTIITEPAAVTAAQYFRIWQAYSDLVGDTAIGIIKLVTVFETTQYPPTVLATYHARDYRDALNRMARYKQLCPPESLRITEEGERCTIELEWMRSEQPGPPVLVGTTLAFLLELGRRGTGQPLTARSVEFSHSMGDVKALQAYFGCPIRIGATNNRLTLHRRDLDRLFISYNKELLEILTPVLDRSLDEQRSRSIPEMVKWILKRSLTGGRLDIRAVASELGMSDRTLQRRLTNEGTTFKQLLSQARHEQAREYLADPKLDIKEVAFLIGYEDQNSFYRAFRLWEGNTPSDWRSEYLGANPPS, encoded by the coding sequence ATGAAATCTGACCGCATAAAATTACCGCCGGGATTTTGGGCGGGATTACAACAATTAGGAATTGCCCCACACGACGTAGCTCGCAAAGCGCGGCTGCCGCTCACCATTATTACAGAACCAGCTGCAGTCACCGCCGCCCAATATTTCAGAATCTGGCAAGCATACTCTGATCTCGTTGGTGACACGGCCATCGGAATCATCAAGCTTGTAACCGTCTTTGAAACGACACAATACCCACCGACCGTCTTAGCGACCTACCATGCTCGTGACTATCGCGACGCCCTTAACCGAATGGCCCGGTACAAACAACTGTGCCCTCCCGAAAGCTTGCGTATAACCGAAGAGGGCGAACGCTGTACAATCGAATTAGAATGGATGCGTAGCGAGCAACCCGGACCGCCAGTGTTGGTTGGCACCACGCTGGCCTTTCTTCTTGAGCTTGGGCGACGGGGCACGGGCCAGCCTTTAACTGCACGATCCGTGGAATTTTCTCACTCGATGGGCGATGTAAAGGCCCTTCAAGCTTACTTCGGGTGCCCTATCCGGATTGGTGCAACCAATAACCGATTGACGCTGCATCGAAGAGATCTGGACCGCCTCTTTATTTCATATAACAAAGAGTTGTTGGAGATCCTAACTCCCGTCTTGGACCGATCATTGGATGAACAGCGCAGCCGTTCAATCCCCGAGATGGTCAAATGGATCTTGAAGCGCAGCCTAACCGGAGGGCGCCTTGACATTCGGGCTGTGGCGAGTGAGTTGGGCATGAGCGATCGTACCCTGCAGCGCCGTCTTACTAACGAAGGGACAACTTTTAAGCAGCTGTTGTCACAGGCTCGGCATGAACAGGCACGAGAATACTTAGCAGACCCCAAGCTCGATATAAAAGAAGTGGCTTTCTTAATTGGATATGAAGACCAGAACTCGTTTTACCGCGCCTTTCGCCTTTGGGAAGGCAATACTCCTTCAGATTGGCGTTCCGAATATTTAGGGGCAAACCCGCCGTCATAG
- a CDS encoding alpha/beta hydrolase, producing the protein MSREQRKAVDAMLRHPRPSNPQTIEEMRASFAAMMATFRVPEGVRTAPTNLGNRPGVLVEPERAAHPGTILYFHGGWYVLGSPNTAMSLTANLVSRTSIRSISLDYRLAPEHPFPAALDDALAAYRALLDNGVEATSIAFAGDSAGGGIAVSTCLMARDAGLPMPAAVVAFSPVLDQTHSGASRDSKAGIDPFFTREGIAYTDAMYLAGQDPNQELLSPATLADLTGFPPLLLQVGTNELLLDDSTQMADRARAAGVDVILDVTADVPHVFQAFAGVLDEADQALDRAALFLTQHLI; encoded by the coding sequence ATGAGCAGAGAACAACGTAAGGCAGTGGATGCAATGCTACGGCACCCACGACCGTCCAACCCACAAACCATCGAGGAGATGCGAGCAAGCTTTGCTGCCATGATGGCGACTTTTAGAGTACCTGAGGGTGTGCGGACCGCACCGACGAACCTAGGTAATCGGCCCGGTGTGCTCGTCGAACCCGAACGGGCTGCCCATCCGGGAACGATCCTCTACTTTCATGGCGGCTGGTACGTGTTAGGTTCTCCCAACACTGCCATGTCTCTCACCGCGAACCTCGTCAGCAGGACCAGTATCCGGTCTATCTCGCTCGACTATCGTCTTGCTCCGGAACATCCGTTCCCTGCGGCGCTAGACGATGCGCTCGCCGCCTATCGCGCGCTTCTGGACAACGGAGTCGAGGCCACGTCTATCGCGTTCGCAGGTGACTCTGCCGGTGGTGGTATCGCTGTCTCGACTTGCCTCATGGCACGGGACGCTGGTCTGCCGATGCCAGCAGCAGTGGTGGCGTTCTCGCCAGTCTTGGATCAGACTCACTCCGGAGCGAGCAGGGATAGCAAGGCTGGGATCGACCCGTTCTTCACCCGTGAGGGCATTGCCTACACGGATGCGATGTACCTCGCTGGACAGGACCCGAATCAGGAACTCCTGAGCCCCGCCACGCTCGCCGATCTCACCGGATTCCCTCCGCTCCTGCTCCAGGTCGGAACCAACGAGTTACTCCTTGACGACTCCACGCAGATGGCCGACCGTGCACGGGCAGCAGGCGTGGACGTGATCCTCGATGTTACCGCCGACGTCCCGCACGTTTTCCAGGCGTTCGCCGGTGTCCTCGATGAAGCCGATCAAGCTCTGGACCGTGCTGCGCTTTTCCTCACTCAGCATCTCATATGA
- a CDS encoding helix-turn-helix domain-containing protein codes for MSGCPVEATLSVVGGKWKVLILWNLVNGTKRFNELGRSISQVTRKMLTEQLRELESDKLIVRKVFPEVPPKVEYSLSDYGRTFIPVMQAMAQWGMTHTESKS; via the coding sequence ATGAGTGGATGTCCTGTGGAGGCAACCCTCTCGGTAGTCGGGGGGAAGTGGAAAGTCCTTATTCTTTGGAATCTAGTTAATGGTACAAAACGCTTTAATGAACTCGGGCGTTCCATTTCGCAAGTTACTCGCAAAATGTTAACTGAACAACTCAGAGAATTGGAAAGCGATAAGTTAATCGTGAGAAAGGTCTTTCCGGAAGTCCCACCAAAAGTGGAATACTCACTAAGCGATTACGGTAGAACATTTATACCTGTCATGCAGGCAATGGCTCAGTGGGGGATGACTCATACTGAGA